The following proteins are co-located in the Deltaproteobacteria bacterium HGW-Deltaproteobacteria-2 genome:
- a CDS encoding flavin reductase, whose protein sequence is MKKLNLNKAFTLIESGPVVLITTNDGKKNNIMTISWTMVLDFTPVFAITTGEWNYSFAALRKTKECVIAIPTVDMLDKVVGIGTCSGADTDKFAKFRLTPVKGKKVKAPLIKECLANIECKVIDIVKKHNIVVLEAVAAYFDSSRKEKRTIHAVGDGTFIVDGRKLNRKKMMASKIPNVL, encoded by the coding sequence ATGAAAAAACTGAACCTAAATAAAGCTTTTACATTGATAGAGTCGGGGCCTGTTGTCCTTATCACAACAAATGATGGGAAGAAAAATAACATCATGACGATCTCGTGGACAATGGTTTTGGATTTCACGCCAGTATTTGCCATAACCACCGGAGAGTGGAATTATTCCTTCGCTGCCCTTCGGAAAACAAAGGAGTGTGTTATTGCAATTCCTACGGTGGACATGCTTGATAAAGTCGTTGGAATAGGAACATGCTCCGGTGCCGATACGGATAAATTTGCCAAATTCAGGCTGACACCCGTGAAGGGTAAAAAAGTCAAAGCGCCATTGATAAAAGAATGTCTGGCGAATATCGAGTGTAAGGTCATCGACATAGTCAAAAAACACAATATTGTCGTTCTGGAGGCCGTTGCAGCATACTTTGACTCCTCACGCAAAGAGAAACGAACTATTCACGCAGTTGGTGATGGCACATTTATCGTAGATGGGCGCAAGCTAAACCGAAAAAAAATGATGGCATCCAAAATTCCAAATGTTCTCTAA
- a CDS encoding alpha/beta hydrolase, which produces MPNVTANGIQIEYDTFGDSSFPALLLIAGNGAQLLFWEVEFCELLVKKGYYVIRFDNRDAGLSTKFEEAGIPDFPAAIKALMAGKPVESAYTLDDMADDAVGLLNALGIEKVHICGASMGGMIAQVIAYRHPKHVLSLTSIMSTTGNPDLPQAKPETIAALLAPAPAERKAFVEHMMNIWRKIWSPGFPFEETRARTFMEKSYDRSYYPQGMARQNIALLANGDRRPSLSTIAVPTLVIHGADDPLIPVEGGKDTAYVIPGAKLLIINGMGHDMPKGVWAQMVDAISKNAVQANL; this is translated from the coding sequence ATGCCTAATGTGACAGCTAATGGAATCCAAATTGAATATGATACTTTCGGTGACAGTTCATTTCCTGCATTATTATTAATTGCAGGTAATGGTGCTCAACTGTTATTTTGGGAGGTCGAATTCTGCGAGTTGTTAGTAAAAAAAGGTTACTATGTGATTCGGTTTGACAACCGGGATGCCGGTCTTTCGACAAAATTTGAAGAAGCAGGAATTCCTGACTTTCCGGCTGCAATCAAAGCTTTAATGGCAGGTAAGCCTGTGGAATCAGCATATACTCTTGACGATATGGCAGATGACGCCGTTGGTTTGCTTAATGCTTTAGGCATCGAGAAGGTGCATATATGCGGCGCCTCCATGGGCGGTATGATAGCTCAGGTTATCGCCTATCGACATCCAAAACATGTTCTGAGTCTGACTTCAATAATGTCGACTACAGGAAATCCTGATCTTCCACAGGCGAAACCGGAAACAATAGCTGCTCTTCTAGCGCCTGCACCTGCGGAACGCAAAGCTTTTGTTGAACATATGATGAATATATGGCGGAAGATTTGGAGTCCCGGATTTCCATTTGAGGAAACCAGAGCTCGAACGTTTATGGAAAAAAGCTATGATCGTTCATACTACCCGCAGGGAATGGCACGTCAAAACATAGCCCTTCTTGCCAATGGCGATAGAAGACCATCGCTTTCAACAATTGCTGTTCCAACACTTGTAATTCATGGGGCTGACGATCCGCTGATACCGGTCGAGGGAGGAAAAGATACAGCTTACGTAATACCGGGAGCAAAATTATTGATAATTAATGGAATGGGGCATGACATGCCAAAAGGGGTTTGGGCCCAAATGGTAGACGCCATTTCTAAGAATGCTGTGCAAGCCAACCTTTGA
- a CDS encoding YhcH/YjgK/YiaL family protein, whose amino-acid sequence MILDTLENAHRYLSLHKGFAKAFDFLLRPDLKELPVEKYEIDAESIYAMVSKDHGRRKEDALLETHEKYIDIQLVLTGIDEMGWKPKSLCKHPFGKYDQKNDEQIFTDEPDAWISTKSGTFVIFFPEDAHMPLISSGQIHKVVVKIAVK is encoded by the coding sequence ATGATTTTAGACACACTTGAGAATGCACACCGATATCTTAGCTTGCACAAGGGGTTTGCAAAAGCATTTGATTTTCTTCTGCGCCCGGATCTGAAGGAACTGCCGGTAGAGAAATATGAGATAGACGCAGAGAGCATCTATGCGATGGTATCTAAGGATCATGGCCGCAGGAAAGAGGATGCCCTGCTCGAAACACATGAAAAATACATTGATATACAATTGGTCCTGACAGGGATCGATGAGATGGGATGGAAGCCCAAGTCATTGTGTAAACATCCATTCGGGAAATACGATCAAAAAAATGATGAGCAGATTTTTACGGACGAACCGGATGCCTGGATATCAACTAAAAGTGGAACGTTTGTGATTTTCTTCCCGGAAGATGCGCACATGCCACTGATCTCTTCAGGCCAGATCCACAAAGTCGTTGTAAAGATCGCCGTTAAATGA
- a CDS encoding GNAT family N-acetyltransferase, which translates to MPNFKIRTCTQEDTGILTETIRKAFRDVAERFGLTPDNAPRHPSNCTNNWIRYDIERGVIYFVLEIENKVIGCVACEKASSNVCYLERLAVLPEHRQKGIGKALVNHVLSKAGELGANGVSIGIIAEHIELKKWYKKIGFTEGGSRKFLNLPFLVTFMSYKLP; encoded by the coding sequence ATGCCGAATTTTAAAATACGCACCTGCACACAAGAAGATACAGGAATATTAACAGAGACCATCCGGAAAGCATTTCGGGATGTGGCCGAGCGTTTCGGCCTGACACCGGATAACGCCCCTCGCCATCCATCCAACTGCACGAATAACTGGATCAGGTACGACATTGAACGAGGCGTCATATATTTCGTTCTGGAAATAGAAAACAAAGTTATCGGTTGTGTAGCTTGCGAAAAGGCAAGCTCAAATGTATGCTATCTGGAGAGGCTGGCCGTTCTTCCCGAGCACAGACAGAAAGGCATAGGCAAAGCTCTGGTTAATCACGTGTTGTCAAAAGCCGGAGAACTCGGGGCCAATGGCGTCAGCATTGGAATAATTGCCGAGCATATTGAACTGAAGAAATGGTACAAAAAAATTGGATTCACCGAGGGAGGAAGCAGGAAATTTCTCAATCTACCTTTTCTCGTTACCTTCATGTCTTATAAGTTGCCGTAA
- the hisD gene encoding histidinol dehydrogenase, giving the protein MKIIKSNAAEFKKFFSQLRQRGGVHSQELLSSVAKIVSAVAARGDKALFKYTAKFDGYKLSDATVEVTPAEKKKALAQVKTEDLKVIKLAAKRIEDYHRHQIAQGYMVKKENGAELGQRILPLRRIGIYAPGGKASYPSTILMAAIPARIAGVEEIILVTPARGGLLNPLIAAAAEVSGVKRIFKIGGAQAIAALAYGTKTVPQVDKIVGPGNAYVAAAKKLVFGQVDIDMIAGPSEVIVIADKTANASFAAADMLAQVEHDEMAAAVLLTTSEDLAREVSLEIYRQMRTLSRKVTAEKSLTKFGAIIITQSIEEAVDIANSFAPEHLELMVKNPKKILNRVRNAGSVFLGSFTPEALGDYLAGTNHILPTGGTARFSSPLGVYDFYRRMSVLSFSKEAFDKMSVPTAHFAQMEGLDAHAKSVLVRGK; this is encoded by the coding sequence ATGAAGATAATCAAATCCAACGCTGCCGAGTTTAAAAAATTCTTTAGTCAATTGCGCCAGAGAGGTGGCGTTCATTCACAGGAACTCTTATCATCAGTGGCAAAGATTGTTAGCGCTGTCGCAGCCCGGGGAGATAAAGCTTTATTTAAATACACGGCGAAGTTTGACGGATATAAATTAAGCGATGCTACGGTGGAAGTAACACCTGCGGAAAAAAAGAAAGCGCTGGCACAGGTAAAAACGGAAGATTTAAAAGTTATCAAATTAGCGGCAAAGCGTATTGAAGATTATCATCGCCATCAGATAGCACAAGGCTATATGGTTAAGAAGGAAAACGGTGCTGAGTTGGGGCAGCGTATACTACCTCTAAGACGAATCGGAATTTACGCTCCGGGCGGTAAGGCATCTTATCCTTCAACAATTCTGATGGCGGCGATTCCGGCACGCATTGCCGGCGTGGAAGAGATTATTCTGGTCACTCCGGCGAGGGGAGGCCTTCTTAATCCACTGATTGCTGCAGCAGCCGAGGTAAGCGGAGTGAAACGCATATTTAAAATCGGCGGCGCGCAGGCGATTGCCGCGCTGGCTTACGGTACAAAAACTGTTCCGCAGGTCGACAAAATTGTGGGGCCGGGTAATGCCTATGTTGCCGCGGCGAAGAAATTGGTTTTTGGCCAGGTGGATATTGACATGATCGCTGGTCCCAGCGAGGTGATCGTCATTGCTGATAAAACTGCGAATGCTTCTTTTGCAGCGGCGGATATGCTGGCGCAGGTCGAGCACGATGAAATGGCGGCAGCGGTTCTTTTGACAACTTCTGAAGACCTGGCACGGGAGGTCTCTCTGGAAATTTACCGGCAAATGAGAACCTTATCACGGAAAGTAACAGCGGAAAAATCACTGACTAAATTCGGCGCGATTATTATTACACAGAGCATAGAAGAAGCTGTCGATATCGCCAATTCCTTTGCGCCGGAACATTTGGAATTAATGGTTAAAAACCCGAAGAAAATTCTGAATAGAGTAAGAAATGCCGGATCAGTTTTTCTGGGTTCTTTCACGCCGGAGGCATTGGGCGATTACCTGGCAGGTACTAATCATATTTTGCCTACTGGAGGCACAGCCCGTTTTTCATCTCCCCTGGGAGTCTATGATTTCTATAGACGAATGAGCGTTCTTTCCTTTTCTAAAGAAGCCTTTGATAAAATGAGTGTGCCCACTGCTCATTTCGCCCAAATGGAAGGACTGGATGCCCACGCCAAATCTGTTCTTGTCCGCGGCAAATAA
- the murA gene encoding UDP-N-acetylglucosamine 1-carboxyvinyltransferase translates to MDKIVINGGKSLHGNVQISGAKNAALPVLASALLTAGTNTFHNIPDLMDIKTIKKLLCSMGAQIEGEETVKINVDKIINHTASYDLVKTMRASILVLGPLVARAGVARVSLPGGCAIGARPVNLHLKALEDMGAHVELKSGYIEAKAKKLKGAEIYFDLTTVTGTENIMMAATLAQGTTVLNNAAREPEVVNLADVLKSMGAKISGAGTDVITIKGVTSLKPTESAIIPDRIEAGTFMIAAGMTRGEINVMGCNPHHLEALINKLKDTGMKISAIKNGLKVSAGEKINSVDVKTVPYPGFPTDLQAQMMAYMSIGSGLSVISETVFENRFMHVSELVRMGADIVIQGGNAIVRGVPKLHGAQTMATDLRASASLVLAALVAEGTTEISRVYHIDRGYQTIEKKFSALGADIKRIK, encoded by the coding sequence GTGGATAAGATAGTTATTAATGGAGGTAAATCACTCCATGGCAATGTTCAGATAAGCGGTGCTAAAAACGCGGCGCTGCCGGTTTTGGCCTCGGCATTGCTGACGGCAGGAACTAATACGTTTCATAATATTCCCGATTTGATGGATATTAAAACGATAAAAAAACTTTTATGCAGTATGGGAGCTCAGATTGAAGGTGAAGAAACTGTTAAAATTAATGTTGATAAAATCATCAACCATACCGCTTCTTATGATCTTGTAAAAACAATGAGAGCGTCAATTTTAGTTTTGGGACCACTTGTTGCCCGTGCGGGAGTGGCGCGAGTATCTCTTCCGGGAGGCTGTGCCATCGGCGCGCGGCCGGTCAATCTTCATCTCAAAGCATTGGAAGATATGGGCGCTCATGTCGAATTAAAAAGCGGCTATATTGAAGCAAAGGCTAAAAAATTAAAAGGCGCAGAAATTTATTTTGATCTGACCACTGTAACCGGCACCGAAAATATAATGATGGCGGCGACCCTGGCTCAAGGCACTACGGTGCTGAACAATGCCGCTCGTGAACCGGAAGTTGTTAACCTTGCAGATGTTTTAAAAAGCATGGGGGCTAAAATCAGCGGGGCGGGGACCGACGTAATAACGATTAAAGGCGTTACCTCTCTGAAACCGACTGAATCTGCAATTATTCCCGACCGGATTGAAGCGGGGACTTTTATGATTGCCGCAGGAATGACGCGAGGCGAAATAAATGTTATGGGCTGCAATCCTCATCATCTGGAAGCGTTAATCAATAAATTAAAAGATACCGGCATGAAAATTTCGGCAATTAAGAATGGACTGAAAGTATCCGCCGGAGAAAAAATAAACAGTGTTGATGTGAAAACTGTTCCTTATCCGGGATTTCCAACTGATTTGCAGGCACAGATGATGGCTTATATGAGTATCGGCAGTGGTTTGAGCGTGATTTCCGAAACCGTTTTTGAGAACCGGTTTATGCATGTCAGCGAATTGGTGCGCATGGGCGCTGATATTGTCATTCAGGGCGGCAACGCGATTGTCCGGGGCGTTCCCAAGCTGCACGGAGCGCAGACAATGGCCACGGATTTACGGGCTTCTGCTTCGCTGGTTCTGGCGGCGCTGGTTGCCGAAGGTACAACAGAAATTTCCCGCGTTTACCATATTGACCGTGGTTATCAGACAATAGAAAAGAAATTTTCCGCGTTGGGAGCGGATATAAAAAGGATAAAATAA
- the prmC gene encoding peptide chain release factor N(5)-glutamine methyltransferase, which produces MVIHKIINDAVHAFEAAGIPSARLDAEVLLSFVLGCDRLEFLKNPEMSISEVQLSSFRNLVARRVRWEPVAYITGRKEFWTFTLEVNKDVLIPRPDTEIIVEEALEICRKIDSADINILDIGTGSSAIALALATEISNARIVATDISAAALALAKKNARALKLDNKIDFLQGNLFEPVEGIFDIIVCNPPYISAQDYEELPAGVKDYEPAIALLAGKKGTEFYEKLIYQAAEFLQKNGWLLMEIGAKQEKTVREIIEESGFYDSTEMRKDYAGLPRVIRTRRK; this is translated from the coding sequence ATGGTCATTCACAAAATTATTAATGATGCCGTTCACGCTTTTGAAGCCGCGGGAATACCGTCGGCGAGATTGGATGCTGAAGTATTGCTTTCTTTTGTTCTTGGCTGTGACCGCCTGGAATTTTTAAAAAATCCGGAAATGAGTATCAGCGAAGTGCAGCTTTCCTCTTTTAGAAATCTCGTCGCTCGCCGGGTGCGATGGGAACCGGTGGCATATATCACCGGGCGCAAGGAATTCTGGACATTCACGCTGGAAGTAAACAAAGATGTTTTGATTCCCCGTCCGGATACGGAGATTATTGTTGAAGAAGCTTTGGAAATTTGCCGCAAAATAGATTCTGCAGATATAAATATTCTGGATATCGGCACGGGCAGCAGCGCCATTGCTCTGGCTCTGGCCACAGAAATTTCCAATGCCAGAATTGTTGCCACAGATATTTCCGCCGCCGCTTTAGCGCTGGCCAAAAAAAATGCCCGCGCTTTGAAACTGGATAATAAAATTGATTTTCTCCAGGGCAATTTGTTTGAACCGGTGGAAGGTATTTTTGATATAATTGTTTGCAATCCGCCCTATATTTCGGCCCAGGATTATGAGGAGCTTCCCGCAGGGGTAAAAGATTACGAACCGGCAATTGCTCTTTTGGCCGGTAAAAAGGGAACTGAATTTTACGAAAAGTTGATATATCAGGCGGCAGAATTCTTGCAAAAAAATGGTTGGCTTTTGATGGAAATTGGAGCTAAACAGGAAAAAACAGTTCGAGAGATTATCGAGGAATCCGGATTTTATGACAGCACCGAAATGCGTAAGGATTATGCCGGATTGCCGCGCGTAATAAGAACAAGGAGAAAATAA
- a CDS encoding peptide chain release factor 1: MLDKLNDIELRYRELEGQLSDPKIVSKQGLYQKYAKEHADLRELVETIREYNNVRGQIEEYEVLAEGDDDLKAIVKEEMPQLKQKKSDLEEKLNVLLVPKDPNDDKNVFLEIRAGTGGDEAGLFAGDLFRMYAKYAEAQGWKVEVVSSSPAGGMGGFKEIIAQIDGKGAYSRLKYESGVHRVQRVPVTEAQGRIHTSAVTVAIMPEAEDVEINIDPNELRVDVYRSTGHGGQSVNTTDSAVRITHLPTGLVVTCQDEKSQLKNKNKAMKVLRARLLDAEIQRQDAEQAQARKSQVGSGDRSERIRTYNFPQGRITDHRINLTRYDLDNFINGNIGAMIDALSSHYQAESLK, encoded by the coding sequence ATACTGGATAAACTTAACGATATCGAACTACGTTACAGGGAACTGGAGGGACAACTTAGCGACCCTAAAATCGTTTCCAAGCAGGGACTTTATCAAAAATACGCCAAAGAACATGCTGACTTAAGAGAGTTGGTAGAGACTATACGTGAATATAATAACGTAAGAGGGCAGATAGAAGAATATGAAGTTTTGGCGGAAGGCGATGATGACCTAAAGGCGATTGTTAAAGAGGAAATGCCTCAATTAAAACAGAAGAAAAGCGATTTGGAAGAGAAGTTGAATGTTTTGCTTGTGCCCAAAGATCCAAATGACGACAAAAACGTTTTTCTGGAAATCAGAGCGGGCACCGGTGGAGATGAAGCAGGTCTTTTCGCCGGAGATTTGTTTCGCATGTACGCGAAGTACGCGGAAGCTCAGGGCTGGAAAGTGGAAGTGGTCAGCAGTTCGCCTGCCGGTGGTATGGGCGGTTTCAAGGAAATTATCGCGCAAATAGACGGGAAAGGCGCTTACAGTCGTCTGAAATATGAAAGCGGTGTTCATCGTGTCCAGCGTGTTCCGGTTACGGAGGCACAGGGACGCATTCACACTTCGGCGGTTACCGTCGCCATTATGCCGGAAGCGGAAGATGTGGAAATCAATATAGATCCCAATGAACTTCGTGTTGACGTTTATCGTTCCACCGGTCACGGTGGTCAGAGCGTCAACACTACGGATTCCGCTGTTCGCATAACTCATTTGCCGACAGGGCTTGTCGTGACCTGTCAGGATGAAAAATCACAGCTCAAGAACAAGAACAAGGCAATGAAGGTATTGCGGGCCAGGCTTCTGGACGCTGAGATTCAAAGGCAAGATGCCGAGCAGGCTCAGGCGCGCAAAAGCCAGGTGGGCAGCGGCGACCGCTCCGAGCGCATCCGCACCTATAACTTCCCGCAGGGGAGAATAACCGATCATCGCATCAATTTGACCCGTTACGACCTGGATAATTTCATCAACGGCAATATCGGCGCCATGATTGACGCTTTATCGTCGCATTATCAGGCTGAATCTTTAAAATAG
- a CDS encoding 50S ribosomal protein L31: MKEGIHPEYKETTITCVCGNVIETRSTKKDIKTEICSNCHPFITGKQRLVDTAGRVERFKKKYEAKVEKPQVKKTTTTENIKETPKKTTKK; the protein is encoded by the coding sequence ATGAAAGAAGGAATTCATCCAGAATATAAAGAAACGACGATCACTTGTGTTTGTGGTAACGTCATTGAAACGAGATCGACCAAAAAAGATATCAAGACAGAAATTTGTTCTAACTGCCATCCTTTTATCACAGGTAAGCAGAGGCTTGTAGATACGGCTGGTCGCGTCGAAAGATTCAAGAAGAAATACGAAGCCAAAGTAGAAAAGCCGCAGGTCAAAAAGACAACAACTACGGAAAATATTAAGGAAACACCCAAAAAAACAACAAAAAAATAG
- the rho gene encoding transcription termination factor Rho: MNIEDIKRLPISELNDLAKKLEVPGASGMRRQDLIFAILQTQAEQNGVISGSGVLEILPDGFGFLRAVDYNYLPSPDDIYISPSQIRRFNLKTGDTISGEVRPPKEGEKYFALLKVDTVNMESPEQARDKILFDNLTPLYPLEKLNLEFDPKNYSTRTLDLFAPIGKGQRALIVSPPRAGKTVLLQDIAHSIAANHPEVVLMVLLIDERPEEVTDMQRSVSGEVIASTFDEPASFHVQVAEMVIEKAKRLVEHKKDVVILLDSITRLARAYNTVVPPSGKVLSGGVDSNALHKPKRFFGAARNIENGGSLTIISTALIDTGSRMDEVIFEEFKGTGNMELHLDRRIADRRIFPAFDLIRSGTRKEELLIPKNNLNRVWILRRLLQEMNPVDAMEFIIGKIKKTENNQEFLDSMNA, encoded by the coding sequence ATGAACATTGAAGACATTAAGCGATTGCCTATCAGCGAGCTTAACGATTTAGCAAAAAAATTGGAAGTTCCGGGTGCCAGCGGAATGCGCCGTCAGGATTTGATTTTCGCTATCTTGCAGACGCAGGCGGAACAGAACGGTGTGATTTCCGGCTCGGGAGTGTTGGAAATTCTCCCTGATGGGTTTGGTTTTTTACGTGCCGTGGATTACAACTATTTACCCAGTCCGGACGATATTTACATTTCGCCTTCGCAGATCAGAAGATTTAATTTGAAAACCGGCGATACAATTTCCGGCGAAGTCCGTCCTCCCAAAGAAGGTGAAAAATATTTCGCCCTTTTAAAAGTTGACACCGTAAATATGGAAAGTCCCGAACAAGCCCGGGATAAGATTCTTTTTGACAACCTTACTCCTCTCTATCCTTTGGAAAAATTAAATCTGGAATTCGATCCGAAAAACTACTCTACCAGAACTCTAGATTTATTCGCGCCAATCGGCAAGGGGCAGCGCGCGCTGATTGTTTCTCCCCCCAGAGCCGGTAAAACAGTTCTTTTACAGGACATTGCTCACAGCATTGCCGCAAATCATCCGGAAGTGGTTTTAATGGTGCTGCTAATTGACGAACGGCCGGAAGAGGTCACGGATATGCAGCGTAGCGTTTCCGGTGAGGTAATCGCCTCCACGTTTGATGAACCGGCTTCTTTCCATGTGCAGGTAGCCGAAATGGTTATTGAAAAAGCCAAACGCCTTGTGGAGCATAAAAAAGATGTAGTAATTTTACTCGACAGTATCACCCGCTTGGCGCGAGCATATAACACTGTTGTACCGCCCAGTGGGAAAGTTCTTTCCGGTGGTGTTGATTCCAATGCTTTACACAAGCCTAAACGTTTCTTCGGTGCAGCCAGAAATATCGAAAACGGCGGCAGTTTGACGATTATTTCCACAGCTTTGATTGATACCGGAAGCAGGATGGATGAAGTCATTTTTGAAGAATTCAAGGGAACAGGCAACATGGAACTGCATCTGGATCGTCGTATTGCTGACCGCAGGATATTCCCCGCTTTTGATTTAATACGTTCCGGAACCAGAAAGGAAGAATTGCTCATTCCCAAAAACAATCTCAATCGAGTCTGGATCCTGCGCCGGTTGTTGCAGGAAATGAATCCTGTTGATGCCATGGAATTTATCATTGGCAAAATCAAAAAAACGGAAAATAATCAGGAATTTTTAGATTCAATGAACGCTTAA
- the waaF gene encoding lipopolysaccharide heptosyltransferase II, giving the protein MNILIVKLSAIGDVIHTLPSLAALRRLYPEAHITWVVEEAAADLVRNHPYLDSVLISRRKSWSKDLLRGQFRSSLDEILTFTKTLRQRDYDLIIDFHGLFKSSIIVFLSRGKRKIGYDSWQELSGLFLNEKIPEDMNKHAVDRYLDFPRYLGAKIDRAEFALPSNKEAKGKVLRLLGEHNLEDKKFVAINPIALWETKLWSNENFAYLADLINNKLQMKVVFTGSEKEPIEKITSLMNTECVNLGGKTTLLDLAYLYKKARMVITTDSGPMHLAVAVETPVIALFGPTDPARTGPYGAGHTIIRTELPCSPCFLKKCSTKQCMKDISPRQIFAALEKKLIKE; this is encoded by the coding sequence GTGAATATACTGATCGTAAAACTCAGCGCGATAGGTGATGTAATTCATACCCTGCCTTCTCTTGCTGCTCTGCGCCGACTTTATCCTGAAGCTCACATAACATGGGTTGTGGAAGAAGCGGCGGCTGATTTAGTTAGAAATCACCCTTATCTGGACTCAGTATTAATTTCGCGGCGCAAAAGCTGGAGTAAAGACTTGCTTCGTGGCCAGTTCAGAAGTTCTTTGGACGAAATTCTAACGTTTACGAAAACTTTGCGGCAACGGGATTATGATCTGATTATTGATTTTCACGGTCTGTTTAAAAGTTCGATAATTGTTTTCTTGAGCCGGGGGAAAAGAAAAATAGGTTATGATTCCTGGCAGGAATTAAGCGGCTTATTTCTTAATGAAAAAATTCCTGAAGACATGAACAAGCATGCGGTTGACCGCTATCTGGATTTTCCACGTTATCTGGGAGCGAAGATCGACAGAGCTGAATTTGCTCTTCCTTCGAATAAGGAAGCAAAGGGGAAAGTATTACGTTTACTGGGCGAACATAATCTTGAAGATAAAAAATTTGTTGCAATTAACCCCATAGCTTTATGGGAAACGAAATTATGGAGCAATGAAAATTTTGCTTACTTAGCCGATTTAATTAATAATAAGTTACAAATGAAAGTTGTCTTTACGGGAAGCGAAAAGGAGCCAATCGAAAAAATAACTTCACTAATGAATACCGAATGTGTAAATTTAGGTGGCAAAACAACCTTGCTTGATCTTGCTTATTTGTATAAAAAAGCGCGAATGGTGATAACTACGGATTCAGGTCCCATGCACCTGGCCGTCGCAGTGGAAACTCCCGTTATCGCTCTTTTCGGGCCGACCGATCCGGCAAGAACAGGACCTTACGGTGCCGGACATACAATAATCAGGACAGAATTGCCCTGCAGTCCCTGTTTTTTAAAAAAATGCTCGACAAAACAGTGTATGAAGGATATTTCACCCCGGCAGATTTTTGCCGCCTTGGAAAAAAAATTAATAAAGGAGTAA